The following are from one region of the Salvia hispanica cultivar TCC Black 2014 chromosome 1, UniMelb_Shisp_WGS_1.0, whole genome shotgun sequence genome:
- the LOC125202825 gene encoding calmodulin-binding protein 60 A-like has translation MARHPNGGASEQPSCSDVRFVPTLGRIIEEEMEHVMSRIYNRAVSQNIPVTDQDLIRRMVIERLQSAEERPLSEGTRNEFSEERSLQLKFLDDKVADTVTGKELKGLKGECLKLALLDLYGHTVTCGPGSSAKVEILLLEDNGDGNEHNMTLEMFERCIIQKGDTKKPHISSKSGDILLKKGVADLNAIKLGHNTAWSRLCSCRLGARIAQNLKGIAVYDAWTAPFKVKDKRTKHNEKHANPSLSDEVWRLDCIWRRGEIDKRLQDNNICTVEDFLIQHLINPQHLKSIVNSPNKNWQKIVSNARACLSSERVYCYTDPEKKTGIVFNILGDMLRLLPDQTSELQSGQEEADADKLLASACQNWGQVKAFNDPNSLQQYLAGLSPYIGGSSSSMQFEPTIFFEGVEEFMRDAFGHEWNAAAEVVDGGTKGWKTLFIVLKFWKRVVLDVSPIRKKLRVG, from the exons atggCGCGTCATCCCAACGGCGGTGCATCAGAGCAGCCAAGTTGTTCAGATGTTCGTTTTGTTCCAACTCTTGGAAG aataattgaagaagaGATGGAACATGTGATGTCAAGAATTTATAACCGAGCGGTTAGCCAAAATATTCCAGTTACTGATCAAGATCTAATTCGTAGAATG GTAATAGAGAGATTACAATCAGCTGAAGAGAGGCCTTTGAGTGAAGGGACTCG GAATGAGTTTTCCGAGGAAAGGAGTCTACAGCTGAAGTTCTTAGATGATAAAGTAGCCGATACTGTGACAGGGAAGGAGCTCAAAGGGTTAAAAGGCGAGTGCCTGAAGTTGGCTCTGCTTGATCTGTACGGGCATACTGTGACCTGTGGCCCTGGATCTTCTGCAAAGGTGGAGATACTACTTCTTGAGGACAACGGTGATGGTAATGAACACAACATGACTCTTGAAATGTTTGAGAGATGCATCATTCAAAAAGGAGATACAAAGAAGCCGCACATTTCTTCTAAAAGTGGCGATATATTGCTCAAGAAGGGTGTTGCGGATTTGAATGCTATTAAGTTGGGACACAACACTGCCTGGAGTAGGTTGTGCAGCTGCAGGCTGGGGGCGAGGATTGCACAGAATCTTAAAGGAATTGCGGTGTACGATGCATGGACTGCACCATTTAAGGTCAAAGATAAGCGCACCAAAC ATAATGAGAAACATGCGAATCCATCTCTGTCTGATGAAGTATGGCGGTTAGATTGTATTTGGAGGCGTGGTGAGATCGATAAGCGTCTTCAAGACAACAACATCTGCACCGTGGAGGATTTTCTCATTCAACACCTCATAAATCCTCAACACCTCAAGAGT ATTGTGAATTCCCCAAATAAGAATTGGCAGAAGATTGTTAGTAATGCTCGAGCATGCCTAAGTAGCGAAAGGGTGTACTGTTACACAGATCCGGAGAAGAAAACAGGCATCGTCTTCAATATTCTAGGAGACATGCTAAGACTACTTCCGGATCAGACAAGCGAGCTGCAGTCAGGACAAGAAGAG GCTGATGCTGATAAACTGTTAGCATCTGCTTGCCAAAATTGGGGGCAGGTAAAGGCTTTCAATGATCCGAATTCTCTTCAGCAGTACCTAGCTGGTTTAAGTCCATATATTGGCGGATCGAGCAGTAGTATGCAGTTCGAGCCGACGATTTTCTTTGAGGGCGTTGAGGAGTTCATGCGCGATGCCTTTGGTCACGAGTGGAATGCAGCAGCTGAGGTGGTTGATGGTGGGACAAAGGGATGGAAAACATTGTTcattgttttgaaattttggaaGAGGGTGGTTTTAGATGTTAGTCCAATCAGAAAGAAATTGAGAGTTGGTTAA